One genomic region from Streptomyces sp. Li-HN-5-11 encodes:
- a CDS encoding aspartate aminotransferase family protein, protein MTTFEQIPDIPSSAELAKLDRSHLIHPNLHGSISDRCVMVRGRGCRLWDADGAEYLDATGGLWLVQIGHGREEMAEAAAWQMRDLGYFTSFWEFSNDKSIELARKLVEIVPGDLSRVFYTSGGSESNETAIKIARLYHYRRGEPERRWILSRQFAYHGVGYGSGTATGLDDYHTGYGKPLPEIEHLTAPYAYHEEFFDGQDPTDFLVAELEATIERIGAHRIAAMIGEPIQGAGGLILPPDDYWPRIREVLRRHDILMIADEVVTGFGRTGEWFASGSAGMDPDIVVLAKGITSGYMPLGAVLMREEIGEAVAGGPGFHHGFTYFGHPVACAVALENIRILEEEALPDAAQRNQDKLLAELEPLRDHPLVGDIRGKGLCAGVEFVADRATREPFEFVAGKGLEDLLRKEYHVIARQLGPVVAVSPPLVVTDDELQQLGAAFRDAVARLRPDGTFESG, encoded by the coding sequence GTGACCACCTTCGAACAAATCCCGGACATCCCCAGCAGCGCCGAACTGGCGAAGCTGGACCGCAGCCACCTGATCCATCCCAATCTTCACGGCTCGATCTCCGACCGGTGCGTCATGGTGCGCGGACGGGGCTGCCGGCTCTGGGACGCCGACGGCGCGGAGTACCTCGACGCCACCGGAGGACTGTGGCTGGTCCAGATCGGCCACGGCAGGGAGGAGATGGCGGAGGCCGCCGCGTGGCAGATGCGGGACCTCGGCTACTTCACCAGCTTCTGGGAGTTCTCCAACGACAAGTCGATCGAACTCGCCCGCAAACTCGTCGAGATCGTCCCCGGTGACCTCTCGCGCGTCTTCTACACCAGCGGCGGCTCCGAGAGCAACGAGACCGCGATCAAGATCGCCCGCCTCTACCACTACCGCCGCGGAGAGCCGGAGCGACGCTGGATCCTCTCGCGCCAGTTCGCCTACCACGGAGTCGGCTATGGAAGCGGAACGGCCACCGGGCTCGACGACTACCACACGGGTTACGGAAAACCGCTGCCGGAGATCGAGCACCTCACCGCGCCGTACGCGTACCACGAGGAGTTCTTCGACGGTCAGGACCCGACCGACTTCCTGGTAGCGGAGCTGGAAGCCACGATCGAACGCATTGGCGCCCACCGCATCGCCGCCATGATCGGCGAACCCATCCAGGGTGCCGGCGGGCTGATCCTGCCCCCGGACGACTACTGGCCCCGCATACGCGAGGTGCTGCGGCGCCACGACATTCTCATGATTGCCGACGAGGTGGTCACCGGCTTCGGCCGCACCGGCGAGTGGTTCGCCTCGGGCAGTGCCGGGATGGACCCCGACATCGTGGTGCTCGCCAAGGGCATCACGAGCGGCTACATGCCGCTCGGGGCGGTCCTGATGCGCGAGGAGATCGGCGAGGCCGTCGCCGGCGGCCCGGGATTCCACCACGGCTTCACCTACTTCGGCCATCCGGTGGCCTGCGCCGTGGCACTGGAGAACATCCGGATCCTGGAGGAGGAGGCGCTGCCCGATGCCGCACAGCGCAACCAGGACAAGCTGCTCGCCGAATTGGAGCCACTGCGCGACCACCCGCTGGTCGGTGACATCCGCGGCAAGGGTCTGTGCGCCGGCGTCGAGTTCGTCGCCGACCGCGCGACCCGCGAACCGTTCGAGTTCGTGGCCGGCAAAGGCCTGGAGGATCTGCTCCGCAAGGAGTACCACGTCATCGCGCGCCAGCTCGGGCCTGTGGTGGCTGTGTCTCCGCCCCTCGTGGTGACCGACGACGAGTTGCAGCAGTTGGGTGCGGCCTTCCGCGACGCGGTGGCCCGGCTCCGTCCCGACGGGACGTTCGAGAGTGGCTGA